Proteins encoded in a region of the Gulosibacter sediminis genome:
- a CDS encoding transcription antitermination factor NusB, with the protein MSRSRTPREVALDVLIAVMEDDAYANLLLPKRLESADLHGTDAAFATQLTHGTLRALGFYDWIIGEVSGRPLRKIDAIALASLRLGAHQLLDTRVATHAAVNETVSIVRRRAGRGPAGFVNANLRGIARRNRAEWLAEIDAKVQDARERLAITHAHPRWIVDAFAAALEREGRASELTALLEADNAAPHVQLAALPGRSDRATLVAASERLRELPAAPTALELAAGDPSRLDAVREHRARVQDAGSQLVALALTRAEPLAAGERLLDLCAGPGGKSALIAAEALVAGAEFSANEVTPARAGLVRQALEPLGQFEVTELDGREFAERAGRYERILVDAPCTGLGALRRRPEARWRKAEQDVRDLAKLQGELLAAALRATVPDGLLAYVTCSPHPAETTEIVSAAIASGAATALDTRAICSELAPELDLAEIRVGDGTAVQLWPQRHGTDAMFLALLRTPNEEESPRD; encoded by the coding sequence ATGAGCCGTTCGCGAACCCCGCGCGAGGTCGCGCTCGACGTGCTCATCGCGGTGATGGAGGACGACGCCTACGCGAACCTGCTGCTGCCGAAGCGGCTCGAGTCGGCCGACCTCCACGGCACCGACGCCGCCTTCGCGACCCAGCTGACGCACGGCACGCTGCGCGCGCTCGGCTTCTACGACTGGATCATCGGCGAGGTGTCGGGCCGCCCGCTGCGCAAGATCGACGCCATCGCCCTCGCCTCCCTCCGACTCGGTGCCCACCAGCTGCTCGACACGCGCGTGGCGACCCACGCGGCGGTCAACGAGACCGTGAGCATCGTGCGTCGGCGCGCGGGCCGCGGCCCGGCGGGCTTCGTGAACGCGAACCTGCGCGGCATCGCCCGGCGCAACCGGGCGGAGTGGCTCGCCGAGATTGACGCGAAGGTGCAGGATGCGCGCGAGCGGCTCGCGATCACGCACGCACATCCGCGGTGGATTGTTGACGCCTTCGCCGCGGCGCTCGAGCGAGAGGGCCGGGCGAGCGAACTCACCGCGCTGCTCGAGGCCGACAACGCGGCGCCGCACGTGCAGCTCGCGGCCTTGCCTGGGCGCTCCGACAGGGCGACGCTCGTGGCTGCGTCCGAGCGGCTTCGCGAGCTACCGGCGGCACCCACGGCGCTCGAACTCGCAGCGGGCGACCCCTCGAGGCTCGATGCCGTGCGGGAGCACCGGGCGCGGGTGCAGGACGCCGGTTCGCAGCTCGTCGCGCTCGCGCTGACCCGGGCCGAGCCGCTCGCCGCGGGGGAGCGGCTGCTCGATCTCTGCGCCGGGCCGGGCGGAAAATCGGCGCTCATCGCGGCCGAGGCGCTCGTCGCCGGGGCCGAATTCTCGGCGAATGAGGTGACGCCGGCCCGCGCCGGGCTCGTGCGTCAGGCGCTCGAGCCGCTCGGGCAGTTCGAGGTCACCGAACTCGACGGCCGCGAGTTCGCCGAGCGAGCGGGTCGCTACGAGCGCATCCTCGTCGACGCGCCGTGCACCGGCCTCGGCGCCCTGCGCCGCCGGCCCGAGGCGCGCTGGCGCAAGGCCGAGCAGGATGTTCGCGACCTCGCCAAGTTGCAGGGCGAACTGCTCGCCGCGGCGCTGCGCGCGACCGTGCCCGACGGGCTGCTCGCGTACGTGACCTGCTCGCCGCATCCGGCCGAGACGACCGAGATCGTGTCGGCCGCAATCGCCTCCGGCGCCGCCACCGCGCTCGACACGCGCGCGATCTGCAGCGAGCTCGCGCCCGAGCTCGACCTCGCCGAGATCCGTGTGGGCGACGGCACAGCGGTGCAGCTCTGGCCACAACGCCACGGCACCGACGCGATGTTCCTCGCGCTGCTGCGCACCCCGAACGAAGAGGAGTCCCCTCGTGACTGA
- a CDS encoding phosphoribosyl-ATP diphosphatase: MKSFEDLFAELSEKAATRPEGSGTVAELDRGVHFIGKKLVEEAAETWMAAEYESDAECQAEMSQLIYHLQVMMIAKGYSLEDIYQHL; this comes from the coding sequence GTGAAGAGCTTTGAAGACCTGTTTGCCGAATTGAGCGAAAAAGCCGCCACGCGTCCCGAGGGTTCGGGCACGGTTGCGGAGCTGGATCGCGGGGTCCATTTCATCGGCAAGAAGCTCGTCGAAGAGGCCGCCGAAACCTGGATGGCGGCCGAATACGAATCCGACGCCGAGTGCCAGGCGGAGATGTCCCAGCTCATCTATCACCTGCAGGTGATGATGATCGCCAAGGGCTACTCGCTCGAAGACATTTACCAGCACCTCTAG
- the rpe gene encoding ribulose-phosphate 3-epimerase, with the protein MTDVRINPSILAADFANFAGELDRIRTADAAHVDIMDNHFVPNLTFGQPMVERLQQISPIPLDLHLMIEDPDRWAPQFAELGVFSVTFHLEAATAPVTLARAIRARGARAGVALRPGTPLSQIEELLEHFDQLLIMTVEPGFGGQSFMPETMPKLRQAREWARAHDSEIWLQVDGGISADTIELAAEAGADTFVAGSAVFRGEPADEIARLRELASGHVHAADTTTH; encoded by the coding sequence GTGACTGACGTCCGCATTAACCCGTCGATCCTTGCCGCCGACTTCGCGAACTTCGCCGGCGAACTCGACCGCATCCGCACCGCCGACGCGGCGCACGTCGACATCATGGACAACCATTTCGTGCCGAACCTCACGTTCGGCCAGCCGATGGTGGAGCGTCTCCAGCAGATCTCGCCGATCCCGCTCGACCTGCACCTCATGATTGAAGACCCTGACCGCTGGGCGCCGCAGTTCGCCGAGCTCGGCGTGTTCTCGGTGACGTTCCATCTCGAGGCCGCGACCGCGCCCGTCACCCTCGCCCGGGCCATCCGTGCGCGGGGCGCGCGGGCCGGAGTCGCGCTGCGACCGGGCACGCCGCTGTCACAGATCGAGGAGCTGCTCGAGCACTTCGATCAGCTGCTGATTATGACGGTCGAGCCGGGCTTCGGCGGGCAGTCGTTCATGCCCGAGACCATGCCGAAGCTGCGCCAGGCTCGCGAGTGGGCCCGAGCCCATGACTCCGAAATCTGGCTGCAGGTCGACGGCGGCATCTCGGCCGACACGATCGAGCTCGCCGCCGAGGCGGGCGCCGACACTTTCGTGGCAGGCTCGGCGGTTTTCCGCGGCGAACCGGCCGACGAAATTGCCCGCCTGCGCGAGCTCGCGAGCGGGCACGTGCACGCCGCCGACACCACGACGCACTAG